One Narcine bancroftii isolate sNarBan1 chromosome 3, sNarBan1.hap1, whole genome shotgun sequence DNA window includes the following coding sequences:
- the LOC138756792 gene encoding ER lumen protein-retaining receptor 1-like, with translation CLSHVCDGSLPLENLVCNVDGDQAGPVAGDGGPVGRLHGKAFVVVSRLKIRGRDEANLCARVDKEVPLDPLVSKVVYISCSYGTVWLIYSKFKATYDGNHDTFRVEFLLVPAAILAFIVNHDFTPLEIMWTFSIYLEAVAILPQLFLVSRTGEAEAITSHYLFALGLYRGLYLLNWLWRYQTEAFSDLIVIVAGIVQTVLYCDFFYLYVTKVLQGKKLSLPA, from the exons TGCCTGTCCCACGTCTGCGATGGTTCACTCCCACTGGAAAACCTTGTCTGCAATGTGGATGGTGACCAGGCGGGTCCCGTAGCTGGGGATGGAGGACCTGTTGGCCGCTTGCATGGGAAGGCCTTTGTTGTTGTGTCTCGCCTCAAAATACGTGGGCGGGATGAGGCTAATCTCTGCGCCCGTGTCGACAAGGAAGTCCCTCTTGATCCTCTGGTCTCTAAG GTTGTCTATATCAGCTGCTCCTATGGGACTGTCTGGTTGATTTATTCAAAATTTAAAGCCACATATGATGGGAATCATGACACATTTCGAGTGGAATTTTTGCTGGTGCCTGCAGCGATTTTGGCCTTTATCGTGAATCACGACTTCACTCCTCTTGAG ATCATGTGGACCTTCTCCATTTACCTGGAGGCAGTGGCCATCCTGCCGCAGCTGTTCCTGGTGAGCCGGACAGGCGAGGCGGAGGCCATCACCAGCCACTATCTGTTTGCCCTGGGTCTGTACCGAGGACTCTACCTCCTCAACTGGCTGTGGAGGTACCAGACGGAGGCATTCTCCGATCTCATCGTTATCGTGGCTGGCATCGTGCAGACCGTCCTTTACTGTGATTTCTTCTACCTCTACGTCACCAAAG tcttGCAGGGAAAGAAGCTGAGTCTGCCGGCCTAG